In Juglans microcarpa x Juglans regia isolate MS1-56 chromosome 1S, Jm3101_v1.0, whole genome shotgun sequence, the genomic stretch AATTGACGGATTATATGAGCAAGAATCTGCAGGAAAAGGAGCATACCCCAACAAGGAAAAGAAAGTCCGATAgctgcaacaacaacaacaacaataataataataatgtcgCTGGAATTTATGGCAATTCTGAAAGCAGCTCAACCGATGAGGAATCCTGCAAGAAACATAGAGAGGAAATTATAAAGGCAAAGATTTCAAGGGTTTATGTCAAGACAGAAGCATCTGATACAAGCCTTGTAAGTCCTTGATAAactcctctatatatatatatatatatatatatatatatatatatagttgtctataacttcttttatttttggatgcGTTGAGCATAAAATTTATACCCTTTTCCTTTGCATTTATTTGTAGACTGTGAAGGACGGGTATCAGTGGAGGAAATATGGACAGAAGGTCACCAGAGAAAATCCCTGTCCGAGAGCttacttcaaatgttcttttgCTCCAAGCTGCCCTGTAAAAAAGAAGGTGAGAGAGTGAGATTCATGATCAATCTGAATTTGAATCTGCGAATATTGTTGTTAGCATACTTGAAAGGCTCTCTGAATTTGAGTTCGAAATACTGCGTCGTTGTGCATTGTTTTTAACAAGCTGATTCATTTTCTGTGAGACATCAAAAGATATCTAATCACGCCATCCATTCTGTTTTAGTAAAGAATATATGGAGGCAAGCTAAGGCGTTTGCTCTCATATTTTGCTCTTTAGGTACAAAGAAGTGCGGAAGACCAATCTATTTTGGTTGCAACCTATGAAGGTGAGCACAACCATCCCAACTCTTCTCAACTCGAGGCAACATCTGGGTCTACTCGCTGTATGACTCTCGGTTCACACCCCGGTGCCTCAGCCTCTCTCCGGCCG encodes the following:
- the LOC121246074 gene encoding probable WRKY transcription factor 40 is translated as MDYSSWRISTCLDLNTNPTGGQVLDDASNKEVESNFLGFERKLSVKQESSGALEAEMKRVSAENKKLTEMLTVMCENYNALRSQLTDYMSKNLQEKEHTPTRKRKSDSCNNNNNNNNNNVAGIYGNSESSSTDEESCKKHREEIIKAKISRVYVKTEASDTSLTVKDGYQWRKYGQKVTRENPCPRAYFKCSFAPSCPVKKKVQRSAEDQSILVATYEGEHNHPNSSQLEATSGSTRCMTLGSHPGASASLRPSGPSVTLDLAKSKPGNDAKQSKTRIDSPEVGKFLVEQMASSLTKDPNFTAALAQAISGRFLHQNPTEKW